The Candidatus Melainabacteria bacterium DNA segment CTGGTCGGAATGCGCGTGTTCTTTAAATTGCCGACACCGGTGTTGAACGAATAGATCAACGGCGCATCGTCTCGCAACCAATTTGACTCGATGAAATCGCGCGTCTTTTGCAGACTGGCTGCCGACTGCTCAGAAAGTTTCACTTTCACCGATGGTTGAGTCGCGACAACGATAACGTCTTCAAGCGAGAGACTGCTTCCATCAATCGTCAAAGTCGATGGTGTCATATCTGGTGCGCGCTCACGAATGCTTCAATCGTGCCAACTGCTCTTGACCGAATTTGACCATCTCGTTGCGTTGCGGGAAATCAGGAGATTTTTTGGCATTTTCAATCGCCTGTTTATAATTCTCTTTGGCCCGACGATAATCATTAGCGTTGAAATAAACGGTGGCATTGTTGAAATATGCAGCAGCAAGTTGCATGCGCAATTGACCAAGTGCCTGCTCCGATTGAGGCGCCGCAAATCTGGCTACCAAACCCTTCTGTGGCTTCGAAAGTTGGTCAAGCGACTTGTTCAAAATTTCGATTGCCCGTTCGTTCCACATCTGCGATTCTTTGATGTTGCCCAGACCTTGCTGCGCAAGACCAGCAGTAAAAGCGATGGTTCCTAAGTTTGTCTTCTGTTTTTCGTCGTTGACATAAAAATCCCACTCACTTTGAGACGCTGCTAATGCCGCCTCGTACTGACCACGATTGACCTGACTCTGGACGAGTGCTGTGGTCAACCACGGGCTGCCACCGGGCAAAACCTTTCTCAGCCATGGTCCCTTACTGCCAATAGTTTCGACCATCTTCCAGGCGCCCATTCTCGATGCCAGTGCAATCGAACCAAACATGCTCATCCAGGCAATACTGCGCGCAACCAGGAAACTAGCGACAATGACAATGGCACTGACAACACACTGGAGCCAATCGATAGGCTTGGCGCTAAACGCGCTGTGAAAGTTGGTGATCCCCCAATAGAGTCCCCCTGACAGAACCACTACGGACACGACGAGCAACCCAAAGAGAAGGGCGGTGCTGAGCTGATCTCCCCTGCTGTTACTTTCGGCGGTGTTGACCGGCATGGCAGACGACTCGGGACCAACCCGTTTCGTTCGTTTCTGCTGTTGCTTCATCTGGTTCTTCATCTTCGCCATAATTGCTGTCTCTAGCCCGGTTGCAAAGTTATAACTCTGTAAATGTATCAAGCATGAGCGCTCAGATACTGAACGGACGGTAATCTAAGCAAGTATTCCTCTGGCGCGAATCGCCAAAAGCTCAAGAGAGCGCTCTTTTGCCCGGCAGCAGCCCACGTAAAATGTGCTCCATTTGAAGATATGTGTTTTTGAGGACCGACTAGACTGTCGAGCGTCCTCATTTATAAAGTGCGCAGCGGATTCGTAACCAGCGCAGCAGATTCGTAACCAGCGCAGCAGATTCGTAACCAGCGCAGCAGATTCGTAAAAAGCAGCGGACTCGTAACCAGCGCAACGGATTTATTGGCAGCGCGGAGTCAGAGGAACACTGCACAGCGGGCTCTTTGATTCCACCACCAGCTCGCTCAAAAGCGACCTTGCAAAAGCACTTTCAACCTGTGCGGTGGCCTCCGAAAGTCTTTTATGCAACGGGCAGAGGTTCATTCCATGTCCTTCGATGCCCAATGGACAGACAGTCAACTTTTCAATTGGATCGACTGCATTGACAATATCCAGAATGGAAATTTGATCGGCCTGCTTGGCCATTACAAAGCCCCCACCGATTCCTCGCTGGGAGTTGACCAATTTCGCTTTCGCCAACTGCTGCATAACCTTACTCAAATAACCAGGCGGAACTTGCGTTGCCTTCGCTATCTCCTGCCCGGTTGAAGCAGCATCCCTTATGGCAAGAAAAACCATAGCCCTGAGCGCGTATTCGGCTGTCTGCGAAATCATTTTTTACCGTTACTTTTAGGTGCCTATTAGTTCTAACAGAAGATCAGTCGAAAGGATGATTGATACTTCTCAGCCAACACTCCTATTATAGACATAAAGGTCCATTTATTGCCTGAGGTCTGAACTGGCGCGATTTATGAGCTTTAGAAGCTGAACGCGAACAATCAGAACCCAAGTTTACATCCTAAGGAGAACGTTGAATGAGCATGTTTTGTTATCAGTGTGAGCAAACGGCGCAAGGAACCGGCTGCACCTCTATGGGTATTTGCGGCAAAACCCCTGAAACAGCCACTCTGCAAGACGTAATGGTCTACATCGTCAAAGGTATCTCTCAATATGCTCACAGACTGCGCAAGCTGGGAATCCAAGATCAATCCGTCGATCAAGTAACGTTAGAGTCGCTCTTCATGACACTGACGAACGTCAACTTCGACGAAGCAGAACATAT contains these protein-coding regions:
- a CDS encoding Rrf2 family transcriptional regulator, whose protein sequence is MISQTAEYALRAMVFLAIRDAASTGQEIAKATQVPPGYLSKVMQQLAKAKLVNSQRGIGGGFVMAKQADQISILDIVNAVDPIEKLTVCPLGIEGHGMNLCPLHKRLSEATAQVESAFARSLLSELVVESKSPLCSVPLTPRCQ